A single region of the Streptomyces sp. NBC_00425 genome encodes:
- a CDS encoding YybH family protein: MSDDETQIRTLITRWADAVHRGDLDTVVDHHAEDLVMYDVPAPHEGIRGLAAYRAAWPPFFVWQAQGARFDIDTLDVTAGHDVAYAHALLRCGTPEELADCPGLRLRLTFGLRKERGRWLIAHEHHSFPHD, encoded by the coding sequence GTGTCCGACGACGAGACGCAGATCCGCACCCTGATCACCCGCTGGGCCGACGCCGTCCACCGTGGAGACCTCGACACGGTCGTCGACCACCACGCGGAGGACCTGGTGATGTACGACGTGCCCGCGCCCCACGAGGGAATCCGGGGCCTCGCCGCCTACCGGGCCGCCTGGCCGCCGTTCTTCGTCTGGCAGGCCCAGGGCGCCCGCTTCGACATCGACACCCTCGACGTCACCGCCGGGCACGACGTCGCCTACGCCCACGCCCTGCTGCGCTGCGGCACGCCCGAGGAGCTCGCGGACTGCCCCGGCCTGCGGCTGCGGCTCACCTTCGGCCTGCGCAAGGAGCGCGGCCGCTGGCTGATCGCGCACGAGCACCACTCCTTCCCCCACGACTGA